From the Halorhabdus utahensis DSM 12940 genome, one window contains:
- a CDS encoding DUF5781 family protein, producing MDLQFDGTGPTAPFLGARDLFRTEHDLDRPVTVRITSEPDERTRVSHDADGHQLTISRHAATSALAREIILHEFAHMHHAERGHPSHSLSTEEVLFLALSGRSVERRTVTQCYQIANHARDIYADDVWIDVAPAAKLVDFLEAGVAAAVADRQPDSVTWERVSATSDPDITAVNAAFALALVERHGLVGDDHRLYDLAYAAETDAPHIGFDEFRERFRSLSRDPTESEFRAELVDLVRTYASRTTRVAD from the coding sequence ATGGACCTGCAGTTCGACGGCACAGGGCCGACAGCCCCGTTTCTGGGAGCACGGGACCTCTTTCGAACGGAGCACGATCTCGACCGGCCCGTGACAGTTCGGATCACCAGTGAGCCTGACGAGCGAACGCGCGTCAGTCACGACGCCGATGGGCATCAACTCACGATTTCCCGACACGCCGCAACGAGCGCGTTGGCGAGAGAGATCATCCTCCACGAGTTTGCACATATGCATCACGCAGAGCGGGGCCATCCCTCTCACTCGCTGTCGACCGAGGAGGTACTGTTCCTTGCGCTGTCCGGCCGAAGCGTCGAACGACGCACGGTGACCCAATGTTATCAGATCGCCAATCACGCACGGGACATCTACGCCGACGACGTCTGGATCGACGTCGCGCCCGCGGCAAAGCTGGTGGACTTTCTCGAAGCGGGTGTCGCCGCTGCAGTCGCGGATCGCCAGCCCGATTCGGTGACCTGGGAGCGCGTTTCGGCTACGAGTGATCCGGACATCACCGCGGTCAACGCCGCGTTCGCACTGGCACTGGTCGAACGCCACGGACTCGTGGGCGACGATCACCGGCTGTACGACCTGGCATACGCGGCCGAGACGGACGCCCCGCACATCGGCTTCGACGAGTTCCGGGAGCGTTTTCGATCCCTGTCCCGCGATCCAACGGAGAGTGAGTTCCGCGCGGAACTGGTTGATCTCGTCCGCACTTACGCGAGTCGGACCACACGAGTCGCAGACTGA